The following coding sequences are from one Candidatus Paceibacterota bacterium window:
- a CDS encoding AAA family ATPase, with protein MRLKRLEIFGFKSFGRKVTLDFISQITAVVGPNGSGKSNVAEAIRFVLGEQSMKSMRGKRGEDMIFNGSQSASRANRASVTIVFDNTQREFPLDFDEVSVTREVFRDGSNQYFINGSVARLRDIFELLAAVHIGASGHHMISQGEADRILSANPKERRSMLEDALGLKAYQYKREESERRLTKTEENMREVESLRREIAPHLRFLKKQMEKMEEAKTLRDKLVGLYREYLKREEIYLTESRALLAGKLSEPAAKLADLNIKIERAREQLAAESAGDSMSHELLAVEAKLRDARNRRDGAARSLGKVDGMIEFEERRLKKREEQLARQEDIAMHLGEVEHVSRELEALFEGMEGNNELDKWRWIAYRARDMVREFIGMKKQSAGQQAITDEDRRELEGLRAERVIHEEELRKIDAEYAIFEENYARVKNAIDTEKERSRDTERALFTMMQERGELQHAVERIHSEEERIVRDTQRLNEELSEAGILLGRAVLDHSSVVVDIAEVMGEDRLRQETRRREIERGKLRLEDLGGAGGDDVEKEFAETVERDAFLARETEDLIRTQESLRALIEELNVKLNTEFRDGVGRINKQFSEFFRLMFGGGVAELMVVKIEKRKRRDTDIDLSDIPGGAVPDEEEGEDEEGVDVSVSLPHKKIKGLQMLSGGERALTSIALLFAISQVNPPPFMVLDETDAALDEANSRKYGDMIEQLARHSQLMVITHNRETMSRATTLYGVTMGSDAVSKTLSISFDEAALTAK; from the coding sequence ATGCGCCTCAAGAGACTGGAAATTTTTGGCTTTAAGTCATTCGGACGAAAGGTAACCCTTGATTTTATCTCGCAGATAACCGCTGTTGTCGGTCCAAATGGCTCAGGAAAATCAAATGTCGCTGAGGCGATCCGCTTTGTGCTCGGTGAACAATCAATGAAGTCGATGCGTGGAAAGCGCGGGGAGGACATGATTTTCAATGGCTCACAGTCTGCTTCTCGTGCAAATCGCGCGAGCGTCACCATCGTATTCGATAATACGCAGCGCGAATTCCCGCTCGATTTTGACGAAGTATCAGTAACTCGTGAGGTCTTTCGTGATGGAAGCAATCAGTATTTCATCAATGGTTCTGTTGCACGCTTGCGTGATATTTTCGAATTGCTTGCCGCGGTGCATATTGGAGCATCAGGTCATCACATGATTTCTCAGGGTGAGGCGGATCGTATTCTCTCTGCAAATCCGAAGGAGCGTCGTTCGATGCTCGAAGATGCACTTGGCCTCAAGGCTTATCAGTACAAGCGTGAGGAGAGTGAGCGACGCCTTACAAAGACCGAGGAGAATATGCGCGAAGTCGAAAGTCTTCGTCGCGAGATTGCTCCCCATCTCCGTTTCCTCAAGAAGCAGATGGAAAAGATGGAGGAAGCAAAGACCCTGCGTGATAAACTTGTTGGACTCTATCGAGAATACTTGAAGCGTGAGGAGATCTATCTGACCGAAAGTCGCGCCTTGCTTGCTGGCAAGCTCAGTGAGCCTGCTGCTAAGCTTGCTGACCTCAATATCAAGATCGAGCGTGCTCGTGAGCAGCTTGCTGCTGAAAGTGCTGGTGATTCAATGAGCCATGAACTCCTCGCTGTCGAGGCAAAGCTTCGTGATGCACGTAACCGACGTGATGGCGCAGCGCGTTCACTTGGTAAAGTGGACGGAATGATCGAGTTCGAAGAACGCCGTCTCAAGAAGCGCGAGGAGCAGCTTGCGCGACAGGAAGATATCGCTATGCATCTTGGTGAAGTTGAGCACGTATCTCGTGAGCTCGAAGCACTCTTTGAGGGTATGGAAGGGAACAATGAGCTTGATAAGTGGCGCTGGATCGCATATCGCGCTCGCGATATGGTCCGTGAGTTCATTGGTATGAAGAAGCAGTCCGCGGGTCAGCAGGCAATTACAGACGAAGATCGTAGAGAGCTCGAAGGCTTGCGTGCAGAGCGCGTCATTCACGAAGAGGAACTACGAAAGATTGATGCGGAATACGCGATATTTGAAGAAAACTACGCTCGTGTAAAGAATGCAATCGATACCGAGAAGGAGCGTTCTCGCGACACGGAGCGCGCACTCTTTACAATGATGCAAGAGCGCGGTGAGTTGCAGCACGCGGTGGAGCGTATCCATAGCGAAGAGGAGCGCATTGTTCGTGATACTCAGCGCCTCAATGAAGAGTTGAGTGAAGCTGGAATATTGCTTGGTCGTGCAGTACTCGATCATTCATCGGTTGTCGTAGATATTGCCGAAGTAATGGGTGAGGATCGCTTGCGACAGGAGACGAGGCGTCGAGAGATTGAACGTGGAAAGTTGCGCCTTGAAGATCTTGGGGGCGCAGGTGGTGACGATGTTGAGAAAGAGTTTGCCGAAACGGTTGAGCGCGATGCATTCCTTGCTCGAGAGACCGAAGATCTTATTCGTACGCAAGAATCATTACGCGCCCTCATTGAAGAGCTTAACGTAAAACTCAATACTGAGTTTCGTGACGGTGTCGGACGCATCAATAAGCAATTCAGTGAATTCTTCCGCCTTATGTTCGGTGGTGGTGTCGCTGAGCTCATGGTGGTAAAGATTGAAAAGCGTAAACGTAGGGATACGGATATCGATCTCTCTGATATCCCCGGCGGGGCGGTACCAGACGAAGAAGAAGGGGAAGATGAGGAGGGTGTGGATGTTTCTGTTTCTTTGCCACACAAGAAGATCAAAGGATTGCAAATGCTTTCCGGTGGAGAGCGCGCGCTTACTTCGATTGCACTTCTCTTTGCAATCTCACAAGTTAATCCTCCACCATTCATGGTGCTGGATGAAACCGATGCAGCGCTCGATGAAGCAAATAGTCGTAAGTACGGTGATATGATTGAGCAACTCGCTCGCCATTCACAGCTTATGGTCATCACTCATAACCGCGAGACGATGTCTCGTGCGACGACACTCTATGGTGTCACGATGGGTTCCGATGCTGTATCGAAAACGCTCTCGATCTCATTTGATGAAGCAGCACTTACTGCGAAATAA
- a CDS encoding DUF378 domain-containing protein, protein MEDKNMGGGCTAGRVAWWLIIIGGLVHGLRGLGIFFNIELDPVMLLLGSWPMLPAVIYVVVGIATVYKLVGCPCGKCMFGRGDSQCDHCAKCTTDGCSGHEGKDGGAMKCDHCMACTPNCTMHEMK, encoded by the coding sequence ATGGAGGACAAGAATATGGGCGGAGGTTGCACTGCAGGTCGGGTTGCATGGTGGCTGATTATTATTGGTGGCCTAGTGCATGGGCTGCGTGGTCTTGGTATTTTCTTCAATATCGAACTCGATCCCGTCATGCTTCTTTTGGGTAGCTGGCCAATGCTTCCTGCGGTCATCTATGTTGTTGTTGGAATCGCTACGGTCTACAAGCTCGTGGGTTGTCCATGTGGTAAGTGCATGTTTGGTCGCGGCGACAGTCAGTGTGATCACTGCGCTAAGTGTACTACTGATGGTTGTTCAGGGCATGAGGGGAAAGATGGTGGTGCGATGAAGTGCGATCACTGCATGGCATGTACTCCAAACTGCACAATGCATGAAATGAAATAA
- a CDS encoding DUF134 domain-containing protein has protein sequence MVRPKCDKIVKFKGCISALIPSCPEKSKEQFLELLPEELEALRLADVNDLSQTIAAEKMGVSQSTFQRLLAAARKKAATALVEGRGINLMK, from the coding sequence ATGGTAAGACCAAAATGCGACAAGATAGTGAAATTCAAGGGCTGTATTAGTGCCCTTATTCCCTCTTGCCCAGAAAAAAGCAAAGAACAGTTTCTCGAACTACTTCCAGAAGAACTTGAGGCATTGCGCCTTGCGGACGTCAATGATCTTAGCCAAACCATTGCGGCAGAAAAAATGGGAGTCTCACAGAGTACCTTCCAGAGACTACTTGCTGCTGCACGGAAAAAAGCAGCCACTGCCCTCGTTGAGGGTCGCGGTATTAATCTAATGAAATAA
- a CDS encoding SprT family zinc-dependent metalloprotease: MSARVQDRLQKIPYKLSRRVNTRAVRVSVFPGGEVRVVAPLLLPKSLIERFLEEKREWIVGQVLRMEHVPKKKTKKEARAAYLEHKEVARALVLARLAHFNKHYGLHFERVAIRDQHSRWGSCSRRGSLNFNYRLALIPPELSDYVIVHELCHLKEFNHSERFWLLVAECIPNYEVLRAQLHHHKHN; this comes from the coding sequence ATGTCAGCGCGAGTACAAGATCGTCTTCAAAAAATTCCCTATAAGCTTTCTCGGAGGGTAAATACGCGTGCAGTGCGTGTCTCAGTCTTTCCTGGTGGTGAGGTGCGTGTGGTTGCGCCCCTCTTATTGCCCAAGTCATTGATTGAAAGGTTTCTGGAAGAGAAGCGTGAATGGATAGTCGGGCAAGTGCTCCGCATGGAGCACGTCCCGAAGAAGAAGACGAAGAAAGAAGCAAGAGCAGCATACCTCGAGCATAAAGAGGTAGCACGTGCGCTTGTGCTTGCACGCCTTGCGCATTTTAACAAACATTATGGCCTCCACTTCGAGCGCGTGGCAATTCGAGATCAGCACTCTCGTTGGGGTTCATGTTCGCGTAGGGGGAGTCTGAACTTCAACTATCGTCTCGCACTTATTCCTCCCGAGCTATCGGATTATGTGATCGTGCACGAGCTTTGCCATCTCAAGGAATTCAATCATAGCGAACGTTTTTGGTTGCTTGTTGCCGAATGTATTCCTAATTATGAAGTACTGCGCGCGCAGCTCCATCACCATAAGCACAATTAA
- a CDS encoding KH domain-containing protein, which translates to MSEAHNDKEFLEFIVQSIVTNPDGVKVTRVVDEMGVLLTLDVDPADMSRVIGRMGNTAKAIRTLLRVVGMKHNARVNLKINEPAGGRPASAGSSTAEAANADAVDDVINDLKAE; encoded by the coding sequence ATGTCTGAAGCACATAACGATAAGGAGTTTCTCGAATTTATAGTCCAGTCGATCGTCACAAATCCCGATGGAGTTAAAGTAACTCGCGTCGTGGATGAAATGGGTGTACTCCTTACACTCGACGTCGATCCCGCAGATATGAGCCGTGTCATCGGCCGCATGGGTAACACCGCAAAGGCAATTCGCACACTGTTGCGCGTTGTCGGCATGAAGCACAATGCTCGCGTTAATCTCAAGATCAACGAGCCCGCAGGTGGCCGTCCAGCATCTGCTGGTTCTTCTACGGCAGAGGCTGCAAATGCGGATGCGGTAGACGACGTCATCAACGACTTAAAGGCAGAATAA
- a CDS encoding M15 family metallopeptidase, with product MKSTLLKTLIGVAGIAIFGVLGFAGFQYMQISNELARVNSEKESASLQGVKQSMNYRESIAHLEDAVKQKDAYITFLEGENADLTKSLADERGKSQDFEQQVSVIGKTIAEIQKLQNTDAELLKKYSKIYFLNENYKPAALNTIPSDALVEPKKIIEIHAKVLPFLKAMIDASNATNTPVRIISGFRSFDEQRTLKTTYRVTYGAGANKFSADQGYSEHQLGTTVDISTEKLGLSYTQFAETKAFQWMLAHAHEFGFILSYPKGNTSYQYEPWHWRFVGVALATDLHNKNMHFYDMDQRAIDTYLIRLFDDLP from the coding sequence TTGAAAAGTACACTCCTAAAAACACTCATTGGGGTCGCAGGTATAGCTATTTTTGGTGTACTTGGTTTTGCTGGTTTTCAGTATATGCAGATCTCAAATGAACTTGCACGAGTGAACTCAGAAAAAGAGTCTGCCTCACTCCAAGGCGTGAAGCAAAGCATGAACTACAGGGAAAGCATTGCGCACCTTGAAGATGCAGTAAAGCAAAAAGATGCATATATTACTTTCCTGGAAGGAGAAAATGCAGACCTTACAAAATCGCTCGCTGATGAACGCGGGAAGTCGCAAGACTTTGAACAACAAGTGAGTGTCATAGGAAAAACTATTGCGGAAATACAGAAGCTACAGAATACCGATGCTGAGCTTCTGAAGAAATACTCAAAGATTTATTTTTTGAATGAAAATTACAAGCCTGCCGCACTGAATACAATTCCTAGCGACGCACTCGTTGAACCAAAGAAAATCATTGAAATTCATGCAAAAGTCCTTCCGTTCTTGAAAGCAATGATTGATGCATCAAATGCAACGAATACACCAGTACGTATTATTTCGGGATTTCGTTCATTCGACGAGCAGCGCACACTGAAGACAACCTACCGAGTGACGTATGGCGCAGGTGCAAATAAATTCTCCGCAGACCAAGGTTATTCTGAACACCAACTTGGAACTACCGTCGATATTTCGACCGAAAAACTCGGACTCAGCTATACTCAATTCGCTGAAACAAAAGCATTTCAGTGGATGCTTGCACATGCACATGAGTTCGGATTCATCCTTTCTTATCCAAAAGGAAATACGAGCTACCAATATGAGCCGTGGCACTGGCGCTTTGTAGGAGTAGCGCTTGCAACCGACCTGCACAACAAGAACATGCACTTCTATGACATGGATCAGCGTGCAATCGATACTTATCTTATTCGACTTTTCGATGATCTCCCTTAA
- the rpsP gene encoding 30S ribosomal protein S16, with protein MLAIRLKRVGRKNDPSFRIIVQESRRSPKKTQGIVEYLGSYDARKGQPQVNAERAKYWMSQGAQPSETVFNIFADLKIVEGKKVNALNKKTPQKKEEAKK; from the coding sequence ATGTTAGCAATCCGTTTAAAGCGTGTTGGTCGCAAGAATGACCCATCTTTCCGCATCATCGTGCAGGAAAGCCGCCGCTCGCCTAAGAAGACGCAGGGTATCGTTGAGTACCTCGGTTCCTACGACGCTCGCAAGGGCCAGCCGCAGGTAAACGCAGAGCGTGCAAAGTACTGGATGAGCCAGGGTGCACAGCCATCTGAGACCGTATTCAATATCTTCGCAGATCTTAAGATCGTAGAGGGGAAGAAGGTTAATGCACTCAACAAGAAGACCCCTCAAAAGAAAGAGGAGGCAAAGAAATAA
- a CDS encoding NAD(P)H-dependent oxidoreductase, with protein MSFLTQLESRYATKKFDPAHPITDEQFRSVLNAIRMAPSSLGLQPFHVTVVKSAAIKEQLAANGWNQPQFTTADYILVFSGRDDVLERSNMFTSDMLKKGAPQEKMDAFHGMVVGLDSGFATNDARIAWAKHQAYIALGFGLAAATELGIDSCPMEGFDRDAFKKVLGLPENFYPAAVLALGNRAKDDVSYPKYRFAEEDLFDTKL; from the coding sequence ATGTCATTCCTTACACAATTAGAATCACGTTACGCAACAAAAAAATTTGACCCTGCTCATCCTATCACCGATGAACAGTTCCGTTCGGTACTCAATGCAATTCGTATGGCACCGAGCTCACTTGGTCTTCAACCATTCCATGTTACTGTAGTTAAGAGTGCAGCAATAAAGGAACAACTTGCGGCAAATGGCTGGAATCAGCCTCAGTTCACTACGGCTGACTACATCCTTGTGTTCTCTGGGCGTGATGACGTACTCGAGCGCAGCAATATGTTCACAAGTGATATGCTCAAGAAAGGTGCTCCACAAGAAAAAATGGATGCATTTCATGGCATGGTAGTCGGGCTTGATAGTGGCTTTGCAACAAACGATGCGCGCATCGCATGGGCAAAGCATCAAGCATACATTGCACTTGGTTTCGGGCTAGCAGCAGCAACAGAACTCGGCATTGACTCATGTCCGATGGAAGGATTTGATCGTGATGCTTTCAAGAAGGTATTGGGACTTCCAGAGAACTTCTACCCTGCAGCAGTACTCGCGCTCGGGAATCGTGCAAAGGATGATGTTTCCTATCCAAAGTATCGCTTCGCCGAAGAAGATCTCTTTGATACAAAACTCTAA
- a CDS encoding PH domain-containing protein, giving the protein MAIVELTPDETIIRVIHRHFFSFVDDAVSIILFFALPFVFAIGMMYFVPDETVSAIFPENPNVGIIYISLTGILFAWMYAWWRWTEHFLNVIVISNERIYEIKQRGFFRREVGSFGLDRIQNITTTQKGILATAFNFGDLYIETAGENENLNMLTVPNPSELKQFINELQDHFKTTQR; this is encoded by the coding sequence ATGGCTATCGTTGAACTCACCCCAGACGAAACAATTATTCGCGTCATCCATCGTCACTTCTTTTCCTTTGTTGATGATGCAGTGTCAATCATCCTCTTTTTTGCACTCCCCTTCGTATTCGCTATCGGCATGATGTATTTCGTGCCAGATGAGACGGTCAGTGCGATTTTCCCTGAGAATCCAAACGTGGGGATTATCTATATTTCGCTCACAGGAATCCTCTTCGCCTGGATGTATGCATGGTGGCGCTGGACCGAACATTTCCTCAATGTCATCGTCATCAGTAATGAACGTATCTATGAGATTAAGCAGCGAGGCTTCTTCAGGCGTGAAGTTGGATCTTTTGGGCTCGATCGCATACAAAACATTACGACCACACAGAAAGGTATTCTTGCAACTGCATTTAATTTCGGCGATCTCTATATAGAAACTGCTGGAGAAAACGAAAACCTTAACATGCTCACCGTACCAAATCCAAGTGAGCTTAAACAATTCATCAATGAACTCCAAGACCACTTCAAAACAACACAACGATAA
- the rnr gene encoding ribonuclease R — translation MNSKTTSKQHNDKRQDARKGQQPERGFGGHRQKNRPSQDRREAERKSPSKKYPPNHRVEGNLRITGRGLGLVAVDGMEDMIEIDTANLHTALDGDRVEVLLYGKEAGRRPTGTVTAVLLRFKMSFAGIIDVIANTSFLIPDDTRMYKPILIPSEFLMGAKKGDKVFGQITEWTDGMKDPLGKVLRILGKPGDNDAEMFAIVLEKGFMPNHAPEVEAAALSIDGTISDAEIKKRRDFRSVLTMTIDPWDAKDFDDALSIKMLQNGNVEVGIHIADVSHYVTPGSVIDKEAVGRATSVYLVDRTIPMLPERLSNDLCSLVPNKDRLTMSAVFELNKKAEIVSEWFGKTIIHSARRFTYEEAQAVIETGTGDHAAEITVLNELAKTLRDERTKHGAIAFEAEEVKFKLDEEGRPLSVYIKEMKDSNKLIEEFMLLANKRVATFLSKQDPRTEKAFLYRVHDVPKEERMQDLSEFLSSLGIPFERSKATGEWDSRDINKMLTAVQGRAEAAMIQIATVRSMAKAVYTTKNIGHYGLAFEYYTHFTSPIRRYPDLMVHRLLQAEITGQKIPDEMLKRHEELARWCSQMEKDATEAERASIRLKQCEYFAVRIGTAIEGTISGVTEWGIYIEDNVTKAEGMIHIKELPNDFFFFEEKKYRLVGKNTGVVFRLGDRVRAEVTAVDMKKKQLTMKLLGHDTATISTEAGTERNRGNERAGDRKPTMRHPHPKRTRATHNDTNNKKRR, via the coding sequence ATGAACTCCAAGACCACTTCAAAACAACACAACGATAAGAGACAAGATGCTCGCAAGGGCCAGCAACCTGAGAGAGGATTTGGTGGACATAGGCAAAAAAACAGACCGTCACAAGATCGTCGCGAAGCAGAGCGAAAGAGCCCAAGCAAAAAATACCCACCCAACCATCGCGTTGAAGGAAATTTGCGCATCACTGGTCGCGGACTAGGGCTTGTTGCAGTCGATGGCATGGAAGACATGATCGAAATCGATACTGCAAATCTTCATACTGCTCTTGATGGGGATCGCGTTGAAGTACTCCTTTATGGCAAAGAAGCAGGAAGGCGTCCGACAGGAACAGTAACAGCGGTTCTTTTGCGCTTCAAAATGAGCTTCGCTGGCATTATTGATGTTATTGCAAATACTTCTTTCCTTATTCCCGACGACACTCGCATGTATAAACCCATTCTGATTCCTTCTGAATTTTTAATGGGTGCAAAGAAGGGCGATAAGGTATTTGGGCAGATCACTGAGTGGACAGACGGAATGAAAGATCCTCTTGGAAAGGTCCTTCGTATACTCGGAAAGCCGGGAGATAATGATGCGGAGATGTTTGCGATTGTCCTCGAAAAGGGATTCATGCCGAATCATGCACCCGAAGTCGAAGCTGCAGCACTCTCTATTGATGGCACAATATCCGATGCGGAAATAAAAAAGCGTAGGGATTTTCGTAGTGTCCTCACGATGACCATCGATCCATGGGATGCAAAAGACTTTGACGACGCCCTCTCGATCAAAATGCTTCAGAACGGAAACGTTGAGGTCGGTATTCATATTGCTGATGTATCGCATTATGTAACCCCAGGAAGCGTCATCGACAAAGAAGCAGTAGGGCGCGCAACGAGCGTCTATCTTGTCGATCGTACTATCCCCATGCTTCCCGAGCGTCTCTCTAATGACCTTTGCTCTCTCGTCCCGAATAAAGACAGGCTCACCATGAGCGCAGTATTTGAGCTCAACAAGAAAGCGGAAATAGTCAGTGAATGGTTCGGGAAAACAATCATCCATAGTGCTCGTCGTTTTACCTATGAAGAAGCACAAGCGGTCATAGAGACAGGTACTGGCGATCATGCTGCAGAAATCACCGTACTTAATGAGCTTGCGAAAACCCTCCGCGATGAACGCACCAAACACGGCGCTATCGCATTTGAGGCAGAAGAAGTGAAATTCAAGCTTGACGAAGAAGGGCGTCCCCTCTCGGTCTACATCAAAGAGATGAAGGACTCGAACAAGCTCATCGAAGAATTCATGCTGCTTGCGAACAAACGGGTAGCAACATTTTTGAGCAAGCAAGACCCTCGCACTGAAAAGGCATTCCTCTATCGTGTACATGATGTACCGAAGGAAGAACGCATGCAGGATCTCTCAGAATTTCTTAGTTCGCTTGGTATACCCTTCGAACGCTCTAAGGCAACGGGCGAATGGGATTCTCGCGACATCAACAAGATGCTCACCGCCGTACAAGGAAGAGCAGAAGCTGCCATGATTCAGATTGCGACTGTACGCTCGATGGCAAAAGCGGTATATACAACAAAGAATATTGGCCACTATGGTCTTGCATTTGAGTACTACACGCACTTCACCTCACCCATCAGGCGCTATCCTGATCTTATGGTACATCGCCTCCTTCAAGCCGAAATCACGGGCCAAAAGATTCCCGATGAGATGCTCAAGAGACACGAGGAGCTTGCGCGCTGGTGTTCACAAATGGAAAAAGATGCGACAGAAGCAGAACGTGCATCAATCAGGCTAAAGCAGTGCGAATATTTCGCAGTGCGCATCGGCACCGCAATTGAGGGAACAATCAGTGGTGTCACCGAGTGGGGTATTTATATCGAAGACAATGTTACAAAGGCTGAGGGAATGATTCATATCAAAGAACTCCCAAATGATTTCTTCTTCTTTGAAGAAAAGAAGTATCGCCTTGTCGGGAAGAATACTGGCGTAGTTTTTCGTCTTGGCGACCGCGTGCGTGCGGAAGTCACTGCAGTCGACATGAAGAAAAAACAACTCACGATGAAATTGCTCGGGCACGATACCGCGACTATTTCAACCGAAGCGGGAACGGAACGCAACCGAGGCAACGAGCGTGCGGGTGATCGCAAACCAACAATGCGCCACCCTCACCCGAAACGCACACGTGCCACCCATAACGACACTAACAATAAAAAGAGGCGCTAG
- the trmD gene encoding tRNA (guanosine(37)-N1)-methyltransferase TrmD — MKKAPVLPHVKKTIVRKKVAPKRFHIISLFPETMQGYLNDSIVGRAQEKKLIKIDYQNPRAFTKDKFARVDQRPYGGGPGMVLQAEPFLKAIAKAKGKRVAKTKVIFFAPEGTQFTNAIARDWVKKYDEFIFISGRYEGIDARVKRILRPEVVTVGPYVLTGGELPAMICIDAMTRQIPGVLGDFASLEEERTASPDAYTRPDVLVWKQKKYKVPEVLKTGNHRLIEEWRKEQLAKQEKSMEKNKK, encoded by the coding sequence ATGAAAAAGGCCCCCGTCCTGCCGCACGTCAAGAAGACGATTGTCCGCAAGAAAGTCGCTCCCAAGCGTTTCCATATCATTTCGCTCTTTCCTGAAACTATGCAGGGATATTTGAACGATTCTATTGTGGGTCGTGCGCAAGAAAAGAAACTTATCAAGATTGATTACCAGAATCCCCGTGCATTTACGAAAGATAAATTTGCTCGCGTCGACCAGCGTCCGTACGGTGGTGGTCCGGGTATGGTCCTGCAAGCGGAACCGTTCTTGAAAGCAATCGCAAAGGCAAAAGGGAAGCGTGTTGCGAAAACCAAAGTAATTTTCTTTGCACCCGAAGGGACACAATTCACAAATGCCATCGCACGTGATTGGGTGAAAAAGTATGATGAATTTATTTTTATCAGTGGCCGCTACGAGGGAATTGATGCACGCGTGAAGCGTATTTTGCGCCCCGAAGTAGTTACTGTTGGTCCGTATGTGCTCACTGGTGGAGAGTTGCCTGCAATGATCTGTATTGATGCGATGACGAGACAGATACCAGGAGTCTTGGGAGATTTCGCAAGCCTTGAAGAAGAACGCACTGCTTCACCAGATGCGTATACGCGTCCGGATGTTCTTGTTTGGAAGCAGAAGAAGTATAAAGTTCCCGAAGTTTTGAAGACAGGTAATCATCGCTTAATAGAAGAGTGGCGTAAAGAACAGCTCGCCAAGCAGGAAAAATCTATGGAGAAGAATAAAAAATAA